In Hoplias malabaricus isolate fHopMal1 chromosome 6, fHopMal1.hap1, whole genome shotgun sequence, a single window of DNA contains:
- the slc2a3a gene encoding solute carrier family 2, facilitated glucose transporter member 3a, whose protein sequence is MEGEKKQVSCYLLFSLGTAVIGSLQFGYNTGVINAPEQKLQAFFNETWVRRYGKPIEPEVSTLVWSLAVAIFSVGGMVGSFSVGVVADKFGRRKSMFLVNVLALIGGTLMGLCSLCSSFEMIIAGRLVIGLFCGLFTGLTPMYVGEVSPTPLRGAFGTLHQLGVVVGILISQILGLEFLLGSDTLWPLLLALTVIPAVLQCLLLPFCPESPRYLLINLNKEEEARKALVRLRGFEDVSKDMQEMKEESVKMNMEKKVTIPELFRTSMYRQPLLIAVILQLSQQLSGINAVFYYSTGIFESAGVSQPIYATIGAGVVNTVFTVVSLFLVERAGRRTLHLIGLGGMAVSALIMTIALLLKHIESLSYLSIVAVFAFVAMFEMGPGPIPWFIVAELFSQGPRPAAMAIAGFSNWTANFIVGMSFPKLEKLCGPYVFIIFMAFLILFFIFTYFRVPETKGRTFEDIAREFSRAQPPAASSVEEAGAGMTSTSPVKEKVPLVAANSGAEEKPSSSVNATSEAANGEDKSPATTEPLVKAATEGKSNSTVQESV, encoded by the exons aaACAAGTATCGTGCTACCTTCTTTTCTCACTGGGCACAGCTGTTATTGGCTCCCTGCAGTTTGGCTACAATACTGGGGTCATCAATGCACCTGAACAg AAACTGCAAGCGTTCTTTAATGAGACATGGGTCCGGCGTTATGGAAAACCCATCGAACCTGAAGTGTCCACCTTGGTGTGGAGCTTAGCCGTAGCCATCTTCAGTGTCGGAGGAATGGTGGGCTCCTTCAGTGTCGGTGTTGTTGCAGACAAGTTTGGACG ACGTAAGTCCATGTTCCTGGTGAATGTCTTGGCCTTGATTGGTGGAACTCTGATGGGGCTCTGTAGCCTCTGCTCCTCCTTTGAGATGATTATCGCTGGACGGTTGGTTATTGGACTGTTCTGTGGCCTCTTTACTGGTCTCACTCCAATGTATGTTGGAGAAGTTTCACCTACTCCTCTCCGCGGAGCCTTTGGGACGTTGCACCAGCTAGGTGTGGTAGTGGGCATCTTGATTTCACAG ATCTTGGGCCTGGAGTTTCTTCTGGGCTCAGATACTCTCTGGCCCCTGCTGTTAGCTTTGACTGTGATACCTGCAGTTCTGCAATGTTTACTGCTGCCTTTCTGCCCTGAGAGCCCACGCTACCTCCTTATTAACCTCAATAAGGAAGAAGAGGCACGCAAAG CGCTTGTGCGTCTTCGTGGTTTCGAGGATGTGTCAAAAGACATGCAAGAAATGAAGGAAGAGAGCGTGAAAATGAACATGGAAAAGAAGGTTACCATCCCTGAGCTCTTCCGTACTTCCATGTACCGCCAGCCTCTTCTTATTGCAGTCATTCTGCAGCTGTCTCAGCAACTGTCCGGCATCAATGCT GTGTTCTACTACTCGACTGGTATTTTTGAGTCTGCAGGTGTGTCCCAACCCATATATGCTACCATTGGAGCTGGAGTTGTCAACACTGTTTTTACTGTGGTTTCG CTATTTCTTGTTGAGAGAGCTGGACGAAGGACATTGCACCTCATTGGCTTGGGTGGTATGGCTGTCAGTGCCCTAATTATGACCATCGCCCTCTTGTTG AAACACATCGAGTCTCTGAGTTATCTGAGCATTGTGGCAGTTTTTGCCTTTGTGGCTATGTTTGAGATGGGGCCTGGACCCATCCCCTGGTTTATTGTGGCCGAGCTCTTCTCCCAGGGGCCACGTCCTGCTGCAATGGCCATCGCTGGATTCTCCAACTGGACAGCCAATTTCATAGTGGGCATGAGTTTCCCCAAACTTGAG AAACTTTGTGGGCCATATGTCTTCATAATCTTCATGGCTTTCCTCAtcctcttcttcatcttcaCATACTTCCGTGTTCCTGAGACCAAGGGGCGAACCTTCGAAGACATTGCTCGAGAATTCAGCAGGGCTCAGCCTCCTGCAGCCAGCTCTGTAGAGGAAGCTGGTGCAGGCATGACATCCACTTCTCCAGTGAAGGAGAAAGTTCCACTGGTGGCAGCAAATTCAGGAGCAGAGGAGAAGCCCAGCTCCTCGGTAAACGCCACTTCAGAGGCTGCAAATGGTGAGGATAAATCTCCGGCCACTACTGAGCCATTGGTCAAAGCTGCTACAGAGGGGAAATCTAACTCCACAGTCCAGGAAAGTGTCTAG